A region from the Pithys albifrons albifrons isolate INPA30051 chromosome Z, PitAlb_v1, whole genome shotgun sequence genome encodes:
- the LOC139684935 gene encoding heat shock factor protein 5-like — MCVQLPAGALPRGAVAAEAVALQALRARGPACRDSPSATGAMEEVPLPAGVSPGTFPARLWQLVNSPRVRSVRWDPRAQGLLVDRALFERELLSAGGAVGAGGDVAVAAPGVFKATNFGSFVRQLNICSCAVPVCEGCSAREEATKGQLVKQGSCNPSVYSSV; from the exons ATGTGCGTGCAGCTCCCAGCCGGGGCTCTGCCGCGCGGCGCCGTCGCAGCCGAGGCCGTTGCGCTCCAGGCTTTGCGTGCGCGCGGCCCCGCGTGTCGCGACAGTCCGTCGGCGACCGGCGCGATGGAGGAGGTGCCGCTGCCCGCTGGCGTCAGCCCCGGCACCTTCCCCGCCAGGCTGTGGCAGCTGGTGAACAGCCCCCGCGTCCGCTCCGTGCGCTGGGACCCGCGGGCGCAGGGGCTGCTCGTCGATCGGGCGCTCTTCGAGCGGGAGCTGCTGAGCGCGGGCGGCGCCGTCGGGGCGGGCGGGGATGTGGCGGTGGCGGCCCCGGGCGTCTTCAAAGCCACGAACTTCGGCAGCTTCGTGCGGCAGCTCAACAT ATGTTCATGTGCTGTACCTGTCTGTGAGGGCTGCTCTGCGCGGGAGGAAGCGACCAAGGGACAGCTTGTGAAACAGGGCAGCTGTAATCCCTCTGTATATAGTTCTGTTTGA